The DNA sequence CGCCGGCCATCCATGGACGCCACGCCCCCCTTCCGCTCGCGCATCCAACTCCGTTGGGCGGACATCGACGCCAACTTCCACATGCGCCACAGCGTGTACTACGATCTGGGCGCCATGCAACGGATGGAGGTCCTCACCGCGCTGGGCGTGTCGCTGGCCTACATGCGGGAAAATTCCCTCGGGCCGGTGCTGCTGCGCGAGGAATGCGTGTTCCGGCGCGAGATCAAGCTGGAGGACGAGGTCTGGAGCGAAGTGCTGGTGAGCCAGCTCTCGCGGGACCACAAACGCTTCTCCTTCGAGCACCGCATCACCAAAGGCGATGGCACGCTGTGCGCCACGCTGGTGGTGGATGGCGCCTGGATCGACACGCGGATCCGCAAGATGTGCATGCCGCCGCCCTTCGCCCGCGAAGCGCTGGACCGCATTCCGCGCAGTGAGGGCTTCACGTGGCTGGAACCGAAACAGCCTGGCGCCAGCGGTAGCACCTGAGCACCGCACCCGATTCATTGTTCGAAAGCCAGATGGCATACGCCGCGATGAAGGCCGCTCCCATCTCGGGAATGCCCAGCCACAGCGCCGTTCCCAGGTGGAACACAGCGCCGAACGCCATCCATGGCAGACGTGTGCGGCGCCACCAGACGGCCACCGGAAAGGTCAGCTGAAAGACCAGTACCGCCCAGGTCATGGACTTCGCCAACAACGGAAAGCCCGTCAGCCAGGCCGGCCCGAACGCCGGGTCGCCGGCCACGATGCCCATGGCGGTGCCATCCAGCCAATGTGTGCCGGTGAGTTTGTGCAGACCGGTGGCGGCATAGGCGAGCAGCAGCTGCAGCCGGATGATCCAGAAGCCGGTGGCCCCGACCCACGTCGCGTGACCGCTTCGCTCCAAGCACAGCAACACGTTCCAGAAGAGCAGGTTGGCCATGAGCTGCTGGCCGCCGCTGGAGGCCATGAAAGCCAGGTTCATCAGCGAGGAATAGCCCGCCCATAGTGGCAAGGACAACCACCAGCGCAACGGCCGGACCACACCCCACAACGCGACAAGCAGTGTGCAGGCGAGGACCACCGGTGCGGCCCGCACGGGCAGCCAGGATCCGAAGGCATGCACCAGGGTGTAGCGTGGACCGCCCATGGGGTGAGGGGGTGACAGCGGGTCGAGCCAGAGTTCCTCCATGGCCGGCAGCGCGGTGAGGAGATGGAGCGACACCCACAAGTGCAGCGCACGCTGGAAGAGCAAGACCGTATTCGCCGGAATGCTCATGGTCCGTAAAGTGGAATGAGGCGTTCCTCCCGAACCGTGGGACGCGTGGGGTCCGCGATGCAGTGCCGCACGATCCGGAAGCGTGTTTCGGGCGCGTCTTCCGCTTGGACCATCCGCAGCAGGGCCGGCCTGGCCTGCCGTTCCGCACTGGCATCGCCTTCGGCAAGCCACAGACAATGGTTGTGGATGATGCGGCGCTCCAGATAGTGGCCCGCATCCACGGCGTGCCATGCGGCGTTGCCATCCTGCCATTCCAGCGCGCAGGAGCAGTCCGGCGGATCCGGCGCGAAAAGCTTCCATTGTTGATGGAACAAAGGGCGCACCCACCACTGGCCGATCACGCGAAACGGCTCCGGCACCCAGTGTTCCGGGAAGGTGTACGACGCCAGCAGCAACAGGTGGGAAAGGACCAGTACACGAACGACGATGCCTGCGAAGCGGCCTGCCATGCCGTGAAGATGGGACACGCCGGCCCATCGGCGCGCCTTCGCACCTTTGCGGCATGACCATTCCCGCCAACGATCCCGCCCTGCGCTCCTGGGTCCCCGCCCCCCCCGGCAGCGACTTCCCCATCCAGAACATTCCTTTCGGGATCGGCAGCTGGAACGGTGAGCCGCCTGTGCCCGTGACGAGGATCGGTGATACCGTGGTGGACCTCTCCATCCTGGCCGAAGCGGGGCTGCTGGACGGCACCGGTATTCCACGTGAGGCCTTCCTGGCGCCACACTTGAATGAGGTGATGAAAGGCGGCAAGGCGGGCATGCGTGCGCTGCGCGAACGGCTCAGCGAACTCCTGCGCCACGACCACGCCACCCTGCGCGACGACAACACCCTGCGCGAGGATGCCCTGCTCCCTGTGGACCAGGTGACCATGCACCTGCCAGTGACCATCGGCGACTACACCGATTTCTACAGCAGCCGCGAGCACGCCACCAACGTGGGCACCATGTTCCGCGATCCGCAGAACGCCCTGTTGCCCAACTGGCTGCACCTGCCCGTGGGCTATCACGGCCGCGCCAGCAGCATCATCCCCAGCGGGCAGGCCATCCACCGCCCCATGGGCCAGCGCCGCCCCGATCCCGAACAGCCACCGGTCTTCGGGCCCACCGTGCAGTTGGATTTCGAGTTGGAGGTGGCCTTCATCACCTTCGATGGCAAGCCCCTCGGCCAACGCATCAGCGCCGCGGAGGCGGAGGACCACATCTTCGGTCTGGTGCTCTTCAACGACTGGAGCGCGCGCGACATACAAGCATGGGAATACGTGCCCCTGGGTCCCTTCCTCGCGAAGAACTTCGCCAGCAGCATCAGTCCCTGGGTGGTGACGCTGGATGCGCTGGAGCCCTTCCGTGTTCCCGGCCCGCCACAGGACCCCCGGCCCCTGCCCTACCTGCGCACCGAGGGCGCCCACGGCCTTGACATCGCGCTGGAGGTGGCCATAGCCCCCCAAGGCGGCGCCGAGACCACCGTATGCCGCAGCAACTTCCGATACATGTACTGGAGCATGGCGCAGCAACTGGCCCACCACACCGTGAACGGCTGCAACATCCGCAGCGGCGACCTGATGGCCAGTGGCACCATCAGCGGCCCGGCGCCCGATAGCTACGGCAGCATGCTGGAACTCACCTGGCGTGGCACCAGGCCCCTTGCGCTCGCCGATGGCAGCGAACGGAAATTCATCGCCGATGGCGATACCGTGGTGATGCGCGGACATGGCGAGAAGAATGGCACTCGCATCGGCTTCGGCGAAGTGCGGGCGCAAGTACTGCCCGCCGTGGAATAGTGCAGGGCACTCCGCCCCGCTACCTTTGTCTGGATGGACAAAGGTTCACATAGCCCTCCGCCCGAAGGCGCGCCGGTAGCGGTGAAGACCACCAGGCCGGCGATCGATCCGGTGGCGGAGAAAGCCGAGATCCTGCGGCGCTATAAGGGTCTGTTGCGCAGCATTCGCGGCGAACGCACGCCCGAGGACACGCGCCTGATCCGCAAGGCCTTCAACATCGCCGTGGAGGCCCACAAGGAACAGCGGCGCAAGAGCGGCGAACCCTACATCTACCACCCCATCGCCGTGGCGCGCATCTGCGCCGAGGAGATCGGCCTGGGCGTCACCAGCGTGGTGGCCGCCCTGCTCCATGACACCGTGGAGGATACCGACCTGACGCTCGACGATGTGCGCGACCTCTTCGGCCCCTCGGTGACCACCATCATCGACGGGCTCACCAAGATCAGCGGCATCGAACTGCGATCGGACAGCATCCAGGCTGAGAACTTCCGCAAAGTGCTGCTCACCCTGGCGGAGGATGTGCGCGTGATCCTGATCAAACTAGCCGACCGCCTGCACAACATGCGCACGCTGGAGGGCCTCTCGCGCGACAAGCAGCTGAAGATCGCCAGCGAGACCACCTACCTCTACGCCCCGCTGGCCCACCGCCTGGGCCTCTACAACATCAAGAGCGAGCTGGAGGACCTGGCCCTGCGCTACAAGGAGCCCGAGATCTACGAGGACATCAGCCAGAAACTGAAGAAGGGCGAGGCCGTGCGCAAGCGTTTCATCAGCCGCTTCACGCTGCCCATCCGCGAGTCCATGGACCGTGAAGGCTTCAGCTACGAGATCAAAGGGCGCCCGAAGAGCGTGCACAGCATCTACAACAAGATGCTGAAGAAGCACGTGAGCTTCGAGGAGGTCTACGACGTCTTCGCCATCCGCATCATCATCGACACGCGGCAGGAACTGGAGAAAGCCGACTGCTGGAAGGTCTATTCCATCGTCACCGATTTCTATCAACCCAACCCCGACCGGCTGCGCGACTGGATAAGCCTGCCGAAGGCCAACGGCTACGAGAGCCTGCACACCACCGTGATGAGCCCCGGCGGGCGCTGGGTGGAGGTGCAGATCCGCAGCCGGCGCATGGACGAGATCGCCGAGATGGGCCTGGCCGCGCACTACAGGTACAAGGACGACCTGGACCATACCGCGGTGCTCGATCCCTGGCTGGCGCGCATTCGCGACATGCTGGACGATCCCACGAGCAACGCGTTGGATTTCGTGGCCGATTTCAAGCTGAACCTGTTCAGCGACGAGATCGTGGTCTTCACGCCCAAGGGCGAGATGCGCAGCCTGCCCGCCGGGGCCACCGCGCTGGACTTCGCCTTCGACATCCACACCCAGGTCGGCAGGCAATGCATTGGCGCCAAGGTGAACCACAAGCTGGTGCCCCTGAGCCAGCCCCTGCGCAGTGGCGACCAGATCGAGATCATCACCAGCCGCAAGCAGTTGCCCAAGGAGGACTGGCTCAACTATGTCACCACCGCCAAGGCACGTCATCGCATCAAGCAATCGTTGCGGGACCAGAAGCGCAAGCTCGCCGTGCTGGGGCGCGAATCCATACAGCGCCAACTGCGGAAATGGGGCGCCAAGGTGGACACGGCCAACGTGCACGTGCTGGTGGAGCATTTCAAGAGCGCCAACGCCACCGACCTTTACTACCAGGTGGCACGCGGCCGCTTCGACCCGGAGAAGGTGACCGGGGCCCACGTGCGCAATGGCCGATTGTCGCTGCCCAAGCGCAAACAGGAGCCGGGGGAACGCACCCTGGAGGAGATCGTCAGCGAGATCCGCGGAGACCATGGTGCGCTGATCATCGGCGACGACCTGCGCAAGATCGATTACACGCTCAGTTCCTGCTGCAGCCCCATCGCCGGCGATGATGTCTTCGGCTTCGTCACCAAGGACGAAGGGATCAAGATCCACCGCGTGAATTGCCAGAACGCCACGCAGTTGATGAGCAACTTCGCCTACCAGGTGGTGAAAGCGCGCTGGAAGGGCAAGGACACCGTGGAGTTCCTGGCCGGCATCAAGTTCAGCGGCATCGATGACGTGGGGCTTGTGAACAAGATCACCACCATCATCAGCCACGAGCACAACGTGAACATGCGCGCCATCAGCTTCGAGAGCCACGACGGCATCTTCGAGGGCCGCGTGATGGTCTATGTGCATGACACCGACCACCTCAACGCCCTGATGGAAAAGCTCAAACGCGTGCAGGGCGTACGTAGCGTGGTGCGCGTGGAGCAATAAGCCTTGGGCAACTAGCGCGGACCGTGGTCAAGACCGGGCCGTCCCGGGAAATGGAACTTCTGTGGCCCAACGCCTCCTTTCTTTGCATGGAGGCCCATGCATCGCCGCGTACAGGCCACAGCCGATCAAGATGAAGACCTATGACCCCAGCGTTCCGCTGCTCTCGATCCACATTCCCAAGTGCGGCGGCACCAGTCTGCTAAAGACCTTGAAGGACTGGTTCGGGGACGGGTTGCTCATGCACTACTTCGATGAGAGGGCGGGCACCATGCCCAAGCGGCACAAACTGAAGCACTGGTATGGCGGCTATCGGAAGGATATCTGCATCCATGGGCACTTCAATGGCAAGAGGGGCTTCGGTGTGGACGACTACTACCCGGGGATCGGACAGGCGAT is a window from the Flavobacteriales bacterium genome containing:
- a CDS encoding thioesterase family protein is translated as MDATPPFRSRIQLRWADIDANFHMRHSVYYDLGAMQRMEVLTALGVSLAYMRENSLGPVLLREECVFRREIKLEDEVWSEVLVSQLSRDHKRFSFEHRITKGDGTLCATLVVDGAWIDTRIRKMCMPPPFAREALDRIPRSEGFTWLEPKQPGASGST
- a CDS encoding HTTM domain-containing protein, with the translated sequence MSIPANTVLLFQRALHLWVSLHLLTALPAMEELWLDPLSPPHPMGGPRYTLVHAFGSWLPVRAAPVVLACTLLVALWGVVRPLRWWLSLPLWAGYSSLMNLAFMASSGGQQLMANLLFWNVLLCLERSGHATWVGATGFWIIRLQLLLAYAATGLHKLTGTHWLDGTAMGIVAGDPAFGPAWLTGFPLLAKSMTWAVLVFQLTFPVAVWWRRTRLPWMAFGAVFHLGTALWLGIPEMGAAFIAAYAIWLSNNESGAVLRCYRWRQAVSVPAT
- the fahA gene encoding fumarylacetoacetase, which codes for MTIPANDPALRSWVPAPPGSDFPIQNIPFGIGSWNGEPPVPVTRIGDTVVDLSILAEAGLLDGTGIPREAFLAPHLNEVMKGGKAGMRALRERLSELLRHDHATLRDDNTLREDALLPVDQVTMHLPVTIGDYTDFYSSREHATNVGTMFRDPQNALLPNWLHLPVGYHGRASSIIPSGQAIHRPMGQRRPDPEQPPVFGPTVQLDFELEVAFITFDGKPLGQRISAAEAEDHIFGLVLFNDWSARDIQAWEYVPLGPFLAKNFASSISPWVVTLDALEPFRVPGPPQDPRPLPYLRTEGAHGLDIALEVAIAPQGGAETTVCRSNFRYMYWSMAQQLAHHTVNGCNIRSGDLMASGTISGPAPDSYGSMLELTWRGTRPLALADGSERKFIADGDTVVMRGHGEKNGTRIGFGEVRAQVLPAVE
- a CDS encoding bifunctional (p)ppGpp synthetase/guanosine-3',5'-bis(diphosphate) 3'-pyrophosphohydrolase; its protein translation is MDKGSHSPPPEGAPVAVKTTRPAIDPVAEKAEILRRYKGLLRSIRGERTPEDTRLIRKAFNIAVEAHKEQRRKSGEPYIYHPIAVARICAEEIGLGVTSVVAALLHDTVEDTDLTLDDVRDLFGPSVTTIIDGLTKISGIELRSDSIQAENFRKVLLTLAEDVRVILIKLADRLHNMRTLEGLSRDKQLKIASETTYLYAPLAHRLGLYNIKSELEDLALRYKEPEIYEDISQKLKKGEAVRKRFISRFTLPIRESMDREGFSYEIKGRPKSVHSIYNKMLKKHVSFEEVYDVFAIRIIIDTRQELEKADCWKVYSIVTDFYQPNPDRLRDWISLPKANGYESLHTTVMSPGGRWVEVQIRSRRMDEIAEMGLAAHYRYKDDLDHTAVLDPWLARIRDMLDDPTSNALDFVADFKLNLFSDEIVVFTPKGEMRSLPAGATALDFAFDIHTQVGRQCIGAKVNHKLVPLSQPLRSGDQIEIITSRKQLPKEDWLNYVTTAKARHRIKQSLRDQKRKLAVLGRESIQRQLRKWGAKVDTANVHVLVEHFKSANATDLYYQVARGRFDPEKVTGAHVRNGRLSLPKRKQEPGERTLEEIVSEIRGDHGALIIGDDLRKIDYTLSSCCSPIAGDDVFGFVTKDEGIKIHRVNCQNATQLMSNFAYQVVKARWKGKDTVEFLAGIKFSGIDDVGLVNKITTIISHEHNVNMRAISFESHDGIFEGRVMVYVHDTDHLNALMEKLKRVQGVRSVVRVEQ